CTGACGTCGATCACTGGACGCCCGGCGACCGGGTGTGCGCGCTGCTGAGCGGTGGCGGCTACGCCGAGCGCGTCGCCGTCCCCCAGGGCCAGGTGCTGCCGCTGCCCCGGAACACCGATCTGATCGACGCCGCGGCACTGCCCGAGGTCACGGCCACGGTCTGGAGCAACGTGTTCATGGCCGCCGGCCTGCGGCCGGGTGAGGTGCTGCTGGTGCACGGCGGTTCCAGCGGCATCGGCACGATGGCCGTGCAGCTGGCCGTGCAGGTGGGCGCCCGGGTGGCGGTGACCTGCGGAACCGACGAGAAGCTCGAGCGCTGCCGCGAACTCGGCGCGGAGATCCTGATCAACTACCGGTCGCAGGACTTCGTGCAGGCCCTGAAAGACGCCACGGACGGCCACGGCGCCGACGTCGTCCTCGACAACATGGGCGCGTCGTACCTCTCCCGCAACCTGAAGAGCCTGGCCTACGGCGGGCGCATCGTGGTGATCGGCATGCAGGGCGGGGCCAAGGCCGAGATCAACCTGAACCACCTGATGTCGCGCCGCGCCGCGCTGATCGCCACCACGCTGCGGGCCCGGCCGGACGAGGAGAAGGAGACGATCATGGCGAGCGTGGGCCAGCACGTGTGGCCCCTGCTCAGCTCCGGCCTGGTGCGGCCGGTGATCCACGAGCGGCTGCCGCTGGCCGAGGCGGCCCGGGCACACCGCATCATGGCCGGGTCGCAGCACATCGGGAAGATCCTGCTGACGGTCTGACGCGTCGCCGCCTGGCATCACACTGGGTAGCTCACGCGCGGCACAGGAGTAACTTCTCCCCGCCTATGACCCATATCACCTTACAAGGAGTTATGGCTCATCATCGGCTGAGCGGACGATCCGGACCGGATCCGAGCGGCGGAGATCGGCCCCCACGACGGGCGAACGCCTCGCGCGGCGTCCCCCGGCAGGGCACGATGGAGCCATGACCAGCCAGCCCCAGTCGCCTGCCCCCACAGGGGACGTAACCGACATGTCCGATTCACCGGCTGACCTCGACACGGATGTCGCGGACGAGCGAGTCGTCGTCGTCACCCCCGAGGGCATGGCGGTCACCGGCCCGAGCAACAGCGAGACCAACCCGGCCAACCAGATCGAACAGCCCGCCAAGGTCATGCGCATCGGCAGCATGATCAAGCAGCTGCTCGAAGAGGTGCGCAGCG
The Kineosporia corallincola DNA segment above includes these coding regions:
- a CDS encoding NAD(P)H-quinone oxidoreductase → MKAVVISEFGDPDVLRVQDVPDPTVHAGQVLIDVAAAGVNRADLLQRAGHYPPPAGAPEWPGIEVSGTISAVGADVDHWTPGDRVCALLSGGGYAERVAVPQGQVLPLPRNTDLIDAAALPEVTATVWSNVFMAAGLRPGEVLLVHGGSSGIGTMAVQLAVQVGARVAVTCGTDEKLERCRELGAEILINYRSQDFVQALKDATDGHGADVVLDNMGASYLSRNLKSLAYGGRIVVIGMQGGAKAEINLNHLMSRRAALIATTLRARPDEEKETIMASVGQHVWPLLSSGLVRPVIHERLPLAEAARAHRIMAGSQHIGKILLTV